In Halanaerobium praevalens DSM 2228, the DNA window GAAAAAACAGTTTCTACAATTAATTATATAGAAGCTGGAATTGTTTTAGAATTTTTACCTAAAATTATCAATGAAAAAGAAGTTCTTTTAGAAATAAAACCATCAGTTAATAGTTTAGGTCAAGTGCTTGCTGATGGTTTACCAGCTGTAAACTCCAGAAGTGCTGAAACAACTGTTATTTTAGAAAATGATCAAACTTTAGCTATTGGAGGCTTAATCAAAAAAGATGAGTTAAAAAGTATTAAAGAAGTACCTATTTTAGCAGATTTGCCGTTATTAGGAAAATTATTTTCAGCTGAAGAAAAAAATGATATAGAAACTGAATTAATTATTTTTATTACACCTAAAATTATAGAATCTAAAACTGAAATTAAAACTAAAACACCAGTTTTAACAGAAGAAAAATTAAATAATAAGATTAAAAAGCAGGAAAAAGAGGTCTTAAAAGAGAATAAAAGTAATAGAGAGTTTAAAAATCTAACAGAAGCAGAATTAAAAAAAATTTTAGATAAATAAAAGGATATTTAAACTTTTTCAAGAAATTTAATTCAGGGGAAACCCTGAATTTTCTTTTAATAATAAAAACAAATGCTAATTGAAGGAGGTTAATTTATTGAAAATAGTTTTAACTGGATTTATGACTGCTGGTAAAACAACAGTAGCTAAAATTATAGCAGCTAAAAAAAACTATAAATTTTATGATAGTGATCAATTAATTGAAGCAAAAGAAAAAATGACTATTAAAGAAATATTTAAACTCAAAGGTGAAAAATATTTTAGAAAAATTGAAAAAGAGATTATTATGAACCTTTTAAAAACAAAAAAAAATTTAGTATTGGCTACAGGTGGTGGCTCTATTATAAATAAAGAGTTAAGAAATCTAATCTTAGAGCAATCTGAAAGCTTTTGTTTAGATTTAAGTCCAGAAGCTGTTTTAAAGAGAGAAAAAAAGTCAAAGATACAACGGCCTCTACTTGCAGGGAATAATAAATTAAACAAGGTAAAAAAACTTTTAGCAAAGCGAAAAAAGTATTATCAACAAATTCCAATTCATTTTGATAGTGAAACAAATTCAGCGATAGAAATCGCAGATTTAATTTTAGCTGAATTACCTGAACAAAAAATAAATATTAAAATTGATTCTAAATCAATGGCTTATCCTGTAATTATAGAATCAAAATTTAAAAAAAATAGTTTTAAAAAAATTATAGATAAAATTAAAGGTAATAAGGTATTTTTATTGGTAGATCAAGTTTTAATGTCAAAACATAGTGCTCAAATAATTGATTTACTTAATAAAAATTCTCAGCTTGTCAAATTGGAGCTTAAAGCTGGAGAAGAAATTAAAAGCCTTAGTTATTTAAATCAGATTTATCAAATTTTATATGAAAATAATTTTAGTCGTTCTGATTATTTAATTGCTTTTGGGGGAGGTACTGTTGGTGATTTGGGTGGTTTAGCTGCCTCTACTTATTTAAGAGGTTTAAAACTAATTCAACTGCCAACAACTATTATTTCTCAATTAGATAGTAGTATAGGTGGTAAAACTGCTGTTAACTTTAAAAATACTAAAAATATAATAGGTACTTTTTATCAGCCAGAATTAGTATATTATCAATTAGATTGGTTAAAAACTTTAGCTACTAGAGAAATAAAATCTGGTTTAGGAGAAGTTATAAAATATTCAATTTTAGCTGGTCCAGAACTCTTTGATCTTTTAGTTGAAAAAGAAACTGAAATTATTAACTTAGATGAAGATATTATGCTACAAATAGCCGAGATTTGTTTAAATACTAAATACGAATATGTAAGAAATGATGTTCAAGATAAAGGCTTGAGGAAAAAACTTAATTTAGGTCATAGTTTTGGTCATGCACTTGAAGCTACAGAAAATTTTAATTATAAGCATGGACAGGCAGTAGTTATGGGAATTGCTTTTACAGCTTTTTTATCTAATAAAATAGGAGTTTTAGAATCAGATAAATTCAAAAAAATAATAAAATTAATTTTAAATTTCAATTATGAAATTTTTCCTTCACCAGCAATAAAAGTTAAGGATTTAATAAATTATTTAGCTTATGATAAAAAAAATAGTGGAAATAAGATCTGGTGGGTTTTAATAAATGACATCGGTACTACTTATTTAAGTGATAGATTTAAGCAAAAAGAACTTAGTCAATATATGGAGGAATACTTATGCAAAAAGTGGCTATTATCCATGGACCTAATTTAAATATGTTAGGAATAAGGGAACCTGAAATTTATGGAGGTACTAATTTAGCAGCACTTAATAATGATTTGAAAAAAAAAGCTAAAGAAATTGATTTAGAATTAGAGATTATACAGACTAATCATGAGGGGGAAATTGTTGATTTTTTACAGCAAAACTACAAAGAATTGTCAGGAATAGTAATTAACCCAGGTGGTTTAACTCATACTAGTGTTGTTTTGAGAGATGCTCTAGCATCAGTGAGATTAGCAGTTATTGAAGTTCATATTAGTAATATTTATCGAAGAGAAGAATATCGTAAAAAATCAATTACAGCAGAAGCAGCTGTGGGATTAATAACTGGTTTAGGAGTTTATGGCTATGTTTTAGCTTTAGAAGCATTAAAAAAAATATTGATAAAGGAGAAATACTAATGAAAAAAAGAATTGATAAATTAAGAAAAAATTTAATTGAAAAAGATATAGAGGCCTTTTTAGTAACTAAAAGAGAAAATGTACGTTATTTAAGTAATTTTACAGGCACAGCAGGTAAATTATTAATAACTAAAAAAGATAATATTTTCATTACTGATTTTCGTTATTTAGATCAGGCTGCAGAACAAACAGAAGGATGTGTAATTGAAGAAATAAGCAGTGACTTTGTTAAGGGATTTGCTGAACTTTTAAAAAGAAAAAATATTAAAAATTTAAGTTTTGAAAGTGAAGATTTAAACTTTAAAATGTATCAAAAATTAAAAGATAATTTAGACTTAGATTCATTTATGCCTTTAGAATCTCTGGTAGAAAATTTAAGATTAATTAAAGATCAGAGTGAAATTGAAAAAATTAAAAAAGCAGTAGAAATAGCAGATCAAGGTTTTGATTTCTTAATTGATTTTATTGAACCTGGTAAAACAGAAAAAGAAGTCGCTTTAGAACTAGAATTTTTTATGAAAAGAAAAGGTGGAGAAGCTAATGCTTTTGATTTTATAGTAGCCTCTGGCAAAAGAGGAGCTTTACCACATGGAGTGGCCTCAGATAAAAAAATAGAAACTGGAGATTTAGTTACAATTGATTTTGGTACTGTTTATCAGGGATATCATTCTGATATGACCAGAACAATTGCAGTAGGAGAACCAGAAGCAAAATTAAAAAATATTTATGAGCTTGTTTTAAGTGCTCAGCAAAAAGTGATTAGAGAAATTAAAGCAGGTATGAGTTGTTTTGAAGCAGATAAAATAGCGAGAGATTTTATTGCAGAAGCAGGCTATAAAGAAAACTTTGGCCATGGTTTAGGACATGGACTTGGACTTGAAATTCATGAAGGGCCTAGACTTTCTTATAGCTCAGATTCTCAATTGAAAGCAGGAATGGTTGTTACAGATGAGCCTGGAATTTATGTTTCTGGTTTAGGTGGAGTTAGAATTGAAGATGATTTGGTAATTACTGAAAATGGTTGTCAAGTTTTAAATTCAGCTCCTAAAGAATTGATTATTTTATAAATTAAAATCCAGACTATACTTTGCTGACAAACTTTAAATCAAATTTAGTTAGAGTTTATAATTTGTTTAAAAAGATAATTTCTGCTATAATTGAACTGCAGCAAAAAATAGTGGAGGTGGCCGTAAATGATTTCAACAAATGATTTTAATACAGGTTTAACAATAGAGCTAGAAGGGGAAGTATATCAAGTTATAGAATTTCAGCATTCTAAATCTGGCAGAGGTAGTGCTTTTGTTAGAACAAAATTGCGTAATGTTGAAGAAGGATATACAATTAATAAAACTTTTAAGGCAGGAGAAAAAGTAGAAACTGCTCATGTAGAAAAAAAGAAAATGCAGTATCTATATTGGGATGGTAGTGATTATATTTTTATGGATAATGATACATATGAACAATTTAGCTTAAGTGAAGAACAACTTGGAGATAAGGTTAAGTATTTAAAAGAAAATATGGAACTTGATATATCTGTTTATCAAGGTAAACCGATTGATATAGATTTACCTACCTTTGTTAAATTAAAAGTAGAAAGTACTCCTCCTAATGTTAGAGGTAATACAGTTTCGGGAGGTAATAAGCCAGCTACAATGGAAACTGGCTTGGTAACTCAAGTGCCTTTATTTATTGAAGAAGGGGATATACTTAAAATAGATAGTAGAACTAATGAATATGTAGAAAGAGCTAATAAATAAACTTTAGTACTAGAGGAGGATCTTTAGATGAATTATTTAATCATTGGAGCAGGTGCAGCAGGAGCTTCTGCTGCCAAATCAATTTTAAAAAATAGCAAAGAAAATGATCAAATAAAAATTTTTACAGACGAAAATTATCCTTTTTATTATCGTCCTCGTCTAATAGAATGTTTGTCAGGTGAAGTTGCAATTGAGGATATTATTATTAATGATCAAGAGTGGTTTGCAGAAAATGGAATTGAACTTCATTTAGATGAAAAAATTATAGATGTTAATCTTGAAGCTAAAGAAATAAAAAGTAAAAAAGATACTTATAAATATGACAAATTATTACTGGCAAGTGGATCTCATTGTTTTGTCCCACCATTTTCAGGTTTAGATTTAGAAAATATTTTTACTTTAAGAACTGCAGCAGATCTTAAGGAAATTAATAAAGCAGCAGCAAAAGCCAAAAAGGCAGTTGTTGTTGGAGGTGGACTTTTGGGCTTAGAAATCGCCTATAACTTTGCTAAAGCTGGTTTAGATACAACGGTTTTAGAAGTAGCACCTTATCTATTGCCAATGCAGTTAGATAAAAAGGGTGGAGATCTTTTAGAAAAGAAATTGGAGAAAAACCAAGTTAAAGTAATTACTGATGCAAAGACTAAAGGTTTTGCTGGTGATAAAAAAGTTGAAAAAGTAATTCTTGAAGATCAAAAAATAGAAGCAGATATTGTTTTGATTTCAACTGGAATTCGCTGTAATACTTCTTTAGCAGATGATATTGATATTGAACAGAATAAAGGAGTAATAGTTAACAATAAAATGCAGACTTCAGTTCCAGATGTTTTTGCTGCTGGAGATATAGCAGAATTTAAGGGAGAAGTTTATGGGATTTGGCCTCCTTCTTTAAAACAGGGTCAAGTTGCTGGTAAAGTAATGAGTGGAGAAAAAGCAGAGTTTGAAGCACATGTTTCTTCACATAAGCTAAAAGTTGCTGGTATTGATGTTATTTCTTTAGGAGAATTAAACAAAGATAATGAATATGAAGAAGAAATTTTAGCTGATGATGATAATTATATTAAAGTTATAAAAAACAATGGTAAAAAGATTGGAGCTATAATAGTTGGCCAATATTCTAACAAAAATAAGATTATGGCTGAAGTCAAAAAATAAATTTTATTAATTGAAGGAGGGTTTAATAATGGAAAAAGATAAGATTAAAGATGTTGAAGCTGAGGCAGTAGAAACAGAAGAAGTTGATGAAGGAAGTATTCAAATTGCTGATGAGGTAGTAGGAATTATAACTGGTTTAGCTGCTACTGAAATTGATGGTGTAGCAGGTATGAGTGGTGGCCTTGCTGGTGGAATTGCTGATATGCTAGGTCGAAAAAGTTTAAGTAAAGGTGTTAAGGTTCAGGTTGAAGATCAAACTGCTTCAGTTGATGTTTATGTTATTATAGATTATGGTAATTCTATTCCTGATGTAGCATGGAAAATACAAGATAATGTTAAAGAGGCAATAGAAGGAATGACAGGTTTAGATGTTAAAGCGGTTAATGTTCATGTGCAGGGAGTTAATTTCCCCGAAAATGACCAAAAGCAAGCTGAAAAAAAAGAATTAGAGGAAGTAGAAGCAGATAAATAATATTTTTCTATAACTGATTGGAGGTTAAACTATGAAAATTATCCGCAATATAGTTTCTTTTATTAGTGCTTTAATTCTTATTGTTTTAACTATAGTTTTTTCTCTTTATAGTTTTGGGCTTTTATCAGCCAATTTTATTCCTAATTTAATTTTAAGAAGTTATAATAATTGGCAGTTAGGAGCTGTTTATTTATTATTGTTACTGGGGGCGCTTTTTGTTATTTATCCTTATTTTACTGATGAAAAGTTTAAATCAACTCATTTATTAAGTTCTGAATCAGGTGATATAACAATTACAGTTTCTGCTCTTTCTAATTTAATTAAAGATAGGGTTAAAACAAAAGAAAAATTTAATGATATAAAAATTAAATTAAAAGAACAAGAAGCAGGATTAAAAATTACTTTAAATGGTAAATTGACTGTACCAGGTGATATAACTTCTATCAGTGAAAATATACAGCGTGATTTAAAAAAATATATAGAAGATACAACTGGCATTCAAGTAAGTAAAATTCAGATTAGAATTGATGCTGTCAAAAAAGATGATAAACTGCCCGAAAAGGTAGAATGAGGTGGGCTATAAATGGATAAGCAGAAATTAAAAGCAGACTTAATTCAATTTATATATTTAAATCTCAAAAAAATATTTGGGGCAGTTATTGGCTTAATTATTGGGATTTTGATTTTAGTAATTGGTTTTTTTAAAACTTTAGTTATTTGCTTAACTACTTTAGTAGGTTATTATTTAGGAGCACGCTGGCGTTTTGAAGAGGACATAAAAGACTTTATATTAAAAGTTATTCCTGAAAAATTTAAATAGAGCTAGGAAAGAGGTATTTTCTTTATGCAAAATGTTTCGAGACATAAACAAAGAATCTGGGCTTTGCAGATTCTTTATGGATTAGATATTAGAAAAAAGCTTGCTTTGGAGCATTCCAAAAAAAGTTATGAAAATTTTATGGCTGAAAAAGGAGTTTTAAGTGAAGATTTATATGTGGCAGAAATTTTAGAAGGCATAATACTGGAATTAGAACTGTTAGATGCCCAAATTGATCAATATGCAATTAATTGGGATATTGAAAGGATGCCTGCAATTGATAGAAATATTTTGAGAATTGCTGCTTATGAAATCCAGCACGATATTCCTGCTAAAGTAGCTATAAATGAAGCTGTGAAAATAGCAAAAAAATATGCTGATGATAGTTCACCTTCATTTATTAATGGAATATTATCTAAATTCGCTTAAAAAGAGGGCTTCTTGCTCTCTTTTTTTGTGCTTTGATTAGTTTAATTAGTTATAAATTTGAAATAAAAAAGTTAATTTAAAAAATAATGGAGGTCTAATAATGAAATATTCAGCAAGAATTGAAAAAATTGAAGAATCCAAAACAATTGCTGTTAGTACAGAAGCTAATCGTTTAACTGCTGCTGGAGAAGATGTAGTAAGTTTTGGAGCAGGAGAACCAGATTTTCCTACTCCAGCTCCAATTAAAAAAGCAGCAGTTGAAGCTATGGAAAAAGGTTATACAGGTTATACTTCTGCTTCTGGTTTACCTGAATTAAAAAAAGCAGTAACTAATAAATTTGCTGCTGATTATAAGATTAAATATTCTACAGAAGAAGTATTTGTTGGTAATGGTGGTAAACAGGTTCTTTTTAATGGCTTATCTGCTATTTTAGAAGCTGGAGATGAGGTTTTAATACCTAAACCATATTGGGTTTCTTATCCTGAATTAGTAAAGCTAGCTGGAGGGACTCCTGTTTTGATAGAAACTAAGGCTGCAGATCGATATAAATTAAAAGCAGCTGAACTTAAAGAAAATATAACTGAAAAGACAAAGGCAATTATTCTTAATTCTCCTTCAAATCCAGATGGACATTTTTATTCCAATTCTGAGTTAGAAAAACTAGTTTCAGTCTTAATTAAACACGATATCTTTGTGATTAGTGATGAAATTTATGATAAACTTCTTTATGATAAACAAGAATTTAAATCAATGGTCCAGCTTTTTCCAGATTTGAAAGCAAGAATTTTAGTTGTTAATGGAATGTCTAAATCATATGCTATGACTGGTTGGAGAGTAGGTTTTGGTTTTGCAAATGAAGACTGGATTAAAGCAATGACAAAAATTCAAAGTCATACAACATCAAATGTCAATACAATTGCTCAATATGCAAGTGCTAAGGCCTTAGAAAATAATGAGCTAGAAAAAATTATTGAAAAACGAAAATCAATTTATCAAAAAAGAAGAGATTTAACTGCTTCATTATTAGCAGAAATTGAAGCAATTGATACTTTAAAACCCGCTGGAGCTTTCTATTTCTTTATTGATATTTCTAAGTTGATTGGTAAAAAAATTAAGGGAGAGCAGATTCAGGGTTCACTTTCTTTTTCAGATTTACTTTTAAAAGAAGATAAAGTTGCCGTAGTACCAGGAATAGCTTTTGGAATGGATAATTTTATTCGGATTTCTTTTGCTTTAGGGGAAGAGAGAATAAAAACGGGAATTAAAAGAATAGCTGATTTTATAGCAAGACTTGAGTCTTAAAAATAGATTAATATAAATTAAGTTAGTTTAATAAATAAAAATTTAAAGCAAAAGTAAGTTAGTTTTAGATTTCAGGAGGTAAATTATGTATGAAATATTAGCAAAAGAAGTTTTAGCACCAACTATAAAAAAATTAAAGGTTAAAGCACCTTTAATTGCAAAAAAAACTAAGGCTGGTAATTTTATTATCTTAAGAGTAGACGAAAAGGGAGAAAGAATCCCTTTGACTGTAGCTGATTATGAAAGAAAGACAGGTATTATTACTATTATCTTTCAAGAAGTTGGCTATTCAACTAAATTATTAGGTAGAATGGAGCCAGGTGATAAAATTCAAGATATAGTGGGCCCTTTAGGTCATCATATTGATTTAGAAGGTTATCAAAAAGTAGTGCTTTTAGGTGGTGGCTCAGGTACTGCTCTTTTATATCCTAAAGTTAGGGCTTTTTATGAGCAGGGAGCAGAAGTTATTAGTATTACTGGAGCCAGAACTAAAAACCTAGTTATTTTAGAAGAGGAATTAGAAAGTTTTAGTGATCGTGTATTTATAGCAACTGATGATGGTAGTTATGGACACAAAGGATATGTAACTGATATTTTAAAAGACTTATTAATTCAAGAAAAAGATATTGATTTAGTAGTTGCAATTGGACCTGTACCGATGATGAAAGCAGTTTCAGATCTGACTGCAGAATATGAAATTGAAACTATTGTTAGCTTAAATACAATTATGGTTGATGGAACGGGTATGTGTGGAGCTTGTAGAGTAACTGTTGGCGGAGAAAGAAAATTCACTTGTGTAGATGGTCCAGCTTTTGATGCTCATCAAGTTGATTTTGAAGAATTAATAAATAGACTTAATTTTTATCAGAATGAAGAAAATTTAGTTCATTCGCAAGCAGTCGAGGAGGATAATTAATGTCATTGCAAAAAAAGAAAACGCCAATGAAGGAACAAAAAGCAGAAAAAAGAATTAGAAATTTTGATGAAGTTCCCTTTGGTTATACAAAAGAAGAAGCACTTGTAGAAGCAGACAGATGTTTGCAGTGTAAACACAAACCATGTGTTGAAGGTTGTCCAGTTGGAGTTCCGATTCCTCAATTTATTCAGGCTTTAAAAAATGGTAATCCAGAAGAAGCAAATCAAATAATTAAAAGCAAAAATAATTTGCCTGCTATCTGTGGTCGAGTGTGTCCCCAAGAAGAACAATGTGAAGCTAAATGTGTAATGGGAATTAAAAATGAAGCAGTTGCTATTGGTCGTTTAGAACGTTATGTAGCTGATTATAATTTAGAAAAAGAAACAGCAGAGTCCTCTAAAAGTGAATTAGAAAAATTAAAAATTGCGGAATTGACCGATAAAAAGGTTGCTGTTATTGGTTCAGGACCTGCTAGTTTGGCTGCAGCAGCTGATTTGGCCAAATCTGGACTTAAAGTTACTATTTTTGAAGCTCTGCATAAAACAGGTGGAGTTTTAAGATATGGAATTCCCGAATTTAGATTACCTAAAACTATAGTTGAACAAGAAGTTGAATCAATTAAGAAACTAGGTGTAGAAATTAAATTAAATGTAGTAGTTGGTAAATCTATTACTATTGAAGAACTTTTTGAACAAAATTATAAATCAATATTTATTGGTGTAGGAGCTGGTTTACCTAGATTTTTAAATATTCCAGGAGAAAATTTAAATGGAGTTTATTCAGCTAATGAATTTTTAACTAGAGTTAATTTAATGAAAGCTTTTAAATATCCTGAATATAAAACACCTGTTGCAGTTGGAAATAAGGTTGCAATTGTTGGAGCTGGAAATGTAGCAATGGATGCAGCAAGAACTGCTAAAAGATTAGGAGCTGAAGATGTTTATGTAGTTTATCGCCGTTCAGAAGAGCAGATGCCTGCTCGCAGTGAAGAAATACACCATGCTCAAGAAGAAGGTATTGAATTTAAATTATTAAATAATCCGATTGCAATTAAGGGTGAAAAGGGAAAAGTAAAAGCAATGGAATGTCAAAAGATGGAGCTGGGAGAAAAAGATAATTCTGGTAGAAGAAGACCACTTCCGATTAAAAATTCAAATTGGGATTTAGAACTTGATACAGTAATTATTGCTATTGGTCAAAATCCTAATCCACTTTTAACTGCTAATACTAAGGATTTAGAGACTAAAAGCTGGGGTGGAATTAAGGTGGATTCTGGCCAGAAAACTAGTCGTGAAGGTGTTTATGCAGGTGGAGACATAGTAACTGGTGGAGCAACAGTTATTCAGGCAATGGGTGCAGGTAAAAAAGCTGCCCAAAACATCAAAAATTATTTGCTTGAGAAATCTAAAAAATAAAGTAGTTGATTTTATATGGAAAATTTATATCAAGACAATTTATTTAGTGAAAAAGATAAAAAAATATATAGTGTGGCAGAAATAACAAAATATCTAAAAAATTTAATAAAAGAAGATCCATTTTTAAATGATTTTTGGCTTAGTGGTGAGATTTCTAATTTTTATCATCACAGTTCTGGTCATATGTATTTAACTCTTAAAGATAAAAATTCTCAATTAAAAACCGTAATGTTTAAAGGTGATAATTCCAAGCTTGACTTTGAACCAGAAGATGGAATGCAGGTTGAAGCTAAAGGTAATTTGGATATTTATAGCCAGCGAGGAGAATATCAATTTTATGCGCGTCAAATGAAAAAAGCTGGTAAAGGTAAATTATATGAAAAATATCAAAAATTAAAATCAGAATTGGAAAAAGAAGGATTATTCGCTGTCTCTAAAAAACAAGAAATTCCTTTTTTAGCTAATAAAATTGGGATTGTCACTTCTCCAACTGGAGCAGCTGTGCGTGATATACTTTCAGTTATGAAAAGAAGAAGCAGTAATTTTTCTGTTTTAATAGTTCCAGCTCATGTCCAGGGTAAACTTGCTCAAGCAGAAATTAGTGCTGGAATTAGGTATTTAAATAGTAGAAATGATATCGATTTGATTATTGTCAGCCGTGGTGGAGGTTCAATTGAAGATTTGTGGCCTTTTAATGAAGAAAAAGTAGCAAGAGCAATTTATAATTCAAAACTGCCAGTAATTAGTGGAGTTGGCCATGAAACTGATTTTACTATTGCTGATTTTGTAGCTGATCTGCGGGCACCAACTCCTTCTGCTGCAGCTGAATTAGCAACTGCAAATAGAGAGGAAGTTTTAACTAGGCTTGATAATTTAACTAAAAGATTATTAAATAGTAGTTTAACGAAAATTAAAGAATCTAAAAATAAATTAAATAGTATTGAAGCCAGAAAAATATTTTCAAGTCCAGCCGAATTATTTAGAGATTATGAACAAGAATTAGATAATTTAGAAACTCAATTAGTGCATCAAATAGAAAAAAATTATCAAGACTGGGAAAATAAATATCAATTATTACATCAGAAATTAAATAATTTAAGCCCTTTAAAAACTTTAGATCGAGGTTATACTATTTTACAAGATCAAACTAAAAAACCAATTAAATCAATTAAAGAAATTGAAATTGGGGATTTAGTTAAGGCCCGTTTAACTGATGGTTTAGCCGAAGTGGAAATCAAAGACTGTAGAAAAGTGGGTGACATTAATGGAAAATAAAAAAGAATTTGAAAAGAAAATCAAAATTGAAGAATTAGATTTTGAGTCTGCCCTAGCAAAATTACAAAAAATTGTAGACGATTTAGAAGAAGGTGGGAATGATTTAGATAAAACTTTAGCAGAATTTAGTCAAGGAATGAAATTGCTTAAATTTTGCCACCAAAAATTAGATAAGGCAGAATCCAAAATAGAATTAATGTTAAAAGAAAATCAAGAATTTACTAAAGAAGTAGCTTTTGAATCTGAGTTGGGAGAGGATTAATTTTGGATAAAATAAAGAATATTTTAAAAGCTAAAGCAGAAGTTATTGAAGAAAATCTAATAAAGTTATTAGATTGTCAAGATGAACTTGCACCTCAATTAACTAAGTCAATGAAATACACCCTACTTTCGGGAGGTAAAAGGATTAGACCAATCCTTACTCTTTTAATAGCCGAATTATTAGAAGGTAATTATCAAGCTGCTTTAAAAGCAGGATCTGCCTTAGAGATGATTCACAGTTATTCTTTAATCCATGATGATTTGCCAGCTATGGATGATGATAAATTAAGAAGAGGAAAAAAGACTAACCATCTTGTTTTTGGAGAGGCAACTGCAATTTTAGCTGGAGATGGACTTTTAACTTATGCTTTTCAAGTGTTAGCTGATCTAGAACTTAAGCCTGATTTAAAGGTTAAAATTATTGCAAATACAGCCAAATTCTCTGGTTATCAGGGAATGGTTGGAGGTCAGGTTTTAGATCTTGAGGCTGAAAATAAGGACTTAACACTTCAAGAAATGCAAAAAGTACATCAAGCTAAAACTGGAGCCTTGATTAAAGCATCAGTTTTAAATGGAGTTTATTGTTCTGATTTTAAGCCAGAAGAGAAAAAAGCACTTTTAACTTATGCAGAAAAAATTGGAGTCTTATTTCAGATAGTAGATGATTTGCTAGACTTAACTGGTGAAACTGAGGCGATGGGAAAAGTAGTTGGTAGGGATCAAGAATTAAATAAAGCAACTTACCCTAAATTATTAGGGTTGAAAAAGGCTCAAAAAGAAGCTGAAAAATATGCTAAAGAGGCTAAAGAAGCTTTAATTATTTTTGGCAAAAAAGCTGAGAAATTAGAAGCTTTAATTGATTTTATTTTAAAAAGACAGCAGTAATTGAAGCCCCTAAATAAATGTGTTATAATTAGTTAAAATGCAGATGGTGCAGTATTCTAGTCAGCATACTATCTTTGAAGGCGGGCCTAAAAATCCGTCAACGGGCATATCGATGAAGTTCTTTGTAATGGCTGCTGACGCCCAGTCGGGGGCTGTTGCAGAGAGATAAGGGCTTGGGGCGATCCACAATGGCATGTGGGCGTTGACCCCTTTCCCGCGGAGGCCTGGTCGAGTTTGTAAAAAATAAGGCTAGGTTCACCTGTTCTAACCGCAAGGTTGAACAGTGTAGCCTGCTTTGAAGTGGTACTGGAGACAGTAGCAAAACACAGACGCTTGGATCCAGCTCTGGGTTGAACCTGCTGGAAACCAGTACTGCAAAAGAAGCTAGGGGATAGTTTAAATGCTGTTAAGGAAAACTTCTAGACTGTCTTAGTGAATTCAATAGGGATTAAAGTGTGTTCTTAGTGGCAATCCAGCTCTGTAGAGGGAGACCCTACAGCAGGAATTTAA includes these proteins:
- the xseA gene encoding exodeoxyribonuclease VII large subunit, which translates into the protein MENLYQDNLFSEKDKKIYSVAEITKYLKNLIKEDPFLNDFWLSGEISNFYHHSSGHMYLTLKDKNSQLKTVMFKGDNSKLDFEPEDGMQVEAKGNLDIYSQRGEYQFYARQMKKAGKGKLYEKYQKLKSELEKEGLFAVSKKQEIPFLANKIGIVTSPTGAAVRDILSVMKRRSSNFSVLIVPAHVQGKLAQAEISAGIRYLNSRNDIDLIIVSRGGGSIEDLWPFNEEKVARAIYNSKLPVISGVGHETDFTIADFVADLRAPTPSAAAELATANREEVLTRLDNLTKRLLNSSLTKIKESKNKLNSIEARKIFSSPAELFRDYEQELDNLETQLVHQIEKNYQDWENKYQLLHQKLNNLSPLKTLDRGYTILQDQTKKPIKSIKEIEIGDLVKARLTDGLAEVEIKDCRKVGDINGK
- the xseB gene encoding exodeoxyribonuclease VII small subunit encodes the protein MENKKEFEKKIKIEELDFESALAKLQKIVDDLEEGGNDLDKTLAEFSQGMKLLKFCHQKLDKAESKIELMLKENQEFTKEVAFESELGED
- a CDS encoding polyprenyl synthetase family protein; protein product: MDKIKNILKAKAEVIEENLIKLLDCQDELAPQLTKSMKYTLLSGGKRIRPILTLLIAELLEGNYQAALKAGSALEMIHSYSLIHDDLPAMDDDKLRRGKKTNHLVFGEATAILAGDGLLTYAFQVLADLELKPDLKVKIIANTAKFSGYQGMVGGQVLDLEAENKDLTLQEMQKVHQAKTGALIKASVLNGVYCSDFKPEEKKALLTYAEKIGVLFQIVDDLLDLTGETEAMGKVVGRDQELNKATYPKLLGLKKAQKEAEKYAKEAKEALIIFGKKAEKLEALIDFILKRQQ